A DNA window from Acinetobacter sp. 10FS3-1 contains the following coding sequences:
- a CDS encoding universal stress protein — translation MSFEHILVPIDGSEISYAAVDKAVELAKAFNSKVTVVQVLALDPYIAAEYITAAQTNDLIERARTSILKTLEEAKARFCNAGLDVETQLLEGQVIYSEIAKAAQSLNADLIVIGSHGRTGFKKLFLGSVAQSVLGQADIPVMVVRK, via the coding sequence GTGTCATTTGAACATATTTTAGTACCAATCGACGGCTCAGAAATATCATATGCAGCAGTGGACAAAGCAGTAGAACTTGCCAAAGCCTTTAATAGTAAAGTTACGGTTGTACAAGTACTTGCTCTGGATCCTTATATCGCCGCTGAATATATTACAGCCGCACAAACCAATGACCTGATTGAACGTGCCCGTACTTCTATTCTTAAAACGCTGGAAGAAGCAAAAGCCAGATTCTGTAATGCAGGTTTGGACGTCGAAACTCAACTGCTCGAAGGCCAAGTGATTTATAGTGAAATCGCTAAGGCAGCTCAGTCTTTAAATGCTGACCTGATCGTGATTGGTTCACATGGCCGTACCGGCTTCAAGAAACTGTTCTTGGGCAGCGTAGCGCAAAGTGTGTTGGGTCAAGCAGATATTCCGGTGATGGTAGTGCGTAAATAA
- a CDS encoding MGMT family protein, translated as MILAVISQIPYGRVATYGQIAKLAGLAKHARLVGKVLSQLDEGTDLPWYRVINAQGKLSLNKLDAEGQNTQQLRLSQEGVCVNQGKVNLKQYQWDGWS; from the coding sequence ATGATTCTGGCGGTAATCAGTCAAATTCCTTATGGCAGAGTTGCGACGTATGGACAGATTGCAAAACTGGCAGGCTTAGCCAAACATGCTCGTCTGGTCGGTAAGGTATTAAGTCAGTTGGATGAAGGTACAGATCTACCTTGGTATCGTGTCATTAATGCGCAAGGAAAATTAAGCTTAAACAAACTGGATGCCGAAGGTCAGAATACTCAGCAGCTTAGGTTAAGTCAGGAAGGGGTTTGTGTGAATCAGGGTAAAGTGAATTTAAAACAATATCAGTGGGATGGCTGGAGTTAA